The Sulfuricurvum sp. genome contains a region encoding:
- a CDS encoding GSU2403 family nucleotidyltransferase fold protein, which yields MEYLLSEYTASQRKQLINTKQLYEHYIRQKNRYYRDFNLSMFWKKSGGNEYLTKQNSITKKTSSLGVRTTETEKIHSDFISHKDALKTELSELEARMEKMRKLNKIELLGRAPASLIRIYRKINELGLNSKIILIGTNALYAYESHCGVFVAEEQLATDDIDLLNKKSKELSLVFTEVLPGGKLSELLKLIDPSFVQDSDIPYRFRNKEGMLIELISPISQKMSFQTYREDPLFTDIIDLEMEGMQWLENSRIFESMVIDETGAFAIIPTIHPLEFAVYKHWLSSRHDREILKKQRDFEQSRLVTQLIRDYMVDIDTDAELVSMKHFNRDAINAYRLEMKR from the coding sequence ATGGAGTACCTGCTCAGCGAATACACCGCTTCTCAGCGTAAGCAGTTGATCAACACCAAACAACTCTACGAGCACTACATTCGTCAAAAGAACCGTTATTACCGCGATTTCAATCTCAGTATGTTTTGGAAAAAATCGGGTGGGAATGAGTATCTCACCAAACAAAACTCCATCACCAAAAAAACCTCCTCACTTGGGGTACGTACTACCGAGACCGAAAAGATCCATTCCGATTTCATTTCCCACAAAGATGCCCTCAAAACTGAACTTTCCGAACTCGAAGCACGAATGGAGAAGATGCGCAAACTCAACAAGATCGAACTGCTCGGTCGCGCCCCCGCTTCATTGATCCGTATCTATCGCAAGATCAACGAATTGGGGCTCAACTCCAAAATCATCCTAATCGGTACCAATGCCCTCTATGCGTATGAATCCCATTGCGGTGTCTTCGTCGCTGAAGAGCAGCTCGCCACAGATGACATCGACCTTCTCAACAAAAAATCCAAAGAGCTCTCCCTCGTCTTTACCGAAGTGCTCCCCGGAGGAAAACTCAGCGAACTGCTCAAACTCATCGATCCCAGTTTCGTCCAAGACAGCGACATCCCTTACCGCTTTCGCAACAAAGAGGGGATGCTTATCGAGCTCATCAGCCCCATCAGCCAAAAGATGAGTTTTCAGACCTACCGTGAAGACCCGCTCTTTACCGACATCATCGATTTGGAGATGGAGGGGATGCAGTGGTTGGAAAACTCTCGCATTTTCGAGAGCATGGTGATCGACGAAACGGGAGCGTTTGCCATCATACCGACGATCCATCCCCTCGAATTTGCCGTCTATAAACACTGGCTCTCCTCACGCCATGACCGTGAGATTCTCAAAAAACAGCGAGATTTCGAACAATCCCGCCTCGTGACTCAGCTCATACGTGACTATATGGTCGATATCGATACCGATGCAGAACTCGTATCGATGAAACATTTCAACCGTGATGCGATCAATGCGTATCGTCTGGAGATGAAGCGATGA
- a CDS encoding metallophosphoesterase — MSHHYVIGDVHGSYDALMELVSLLPQDARLIFVGDLIDRGAKSAEVVRFVRENNHLCVMGNHEEAMITQGFVLMRCFEMDEDLPTHSMWYSNGGVWTLRSYGIVKLENGKPVKADDFAEGLKQFKDDMKWMEKLPLYLELPIEHPSEKPVVVSHAPIATAWAMRKIDSMYGTFARLATTCRRDPDHSDAPIFNIFGHTPMQNGPRVREHFVNIDTGCYMAEEGYNSLSAYCIETGEVISVKGS; from the coding sequence ATGAGTCATCATTACGTTATCGGGGATGTTCACGGGTCTTATGACGCGCTGATGGAACTTGTCTCCCTATTGCCTCAGGATGCACGTCTCATCTTCGTCGGCGATCTGATCGATAGAGGCGCCAAAAGTGCGGAAGTAGTCCGCTTCGTTCGTGAAAACAATCATCTGTGCGTTATGGGTAACCACGAAGAGGCGATGATCACGCAAGGGTTTGTCCTGATGCGCTGTTTCGAGATGGATGAGGATTTACCGACACATAGTATGTGGTACAGTAACGGCGGTGTCTGGACGCTCCGATCTTACGGCATTGTCAAACTTGAAAACGGAAAACCGGTAAAAGCTGATGATTTTGCCGAGGGGCTGAAGCAGTTCAAAGACGATATGAAATGGATGGAAAAACTCCCCCTCTATCTCGAACTACCTATTGAGCATCCATCCGAAAAACCGGTCGTCGTCTCTCACGCCCCTATCGCTACCGCATGGGCAATGCGCAAGATTGATTCGATGTACGGAACCTTCGCCCGCCTCGCCACAACCTGCCGCCGTGATCCCGATCATAGCGATGCACCGATTTTCAATATCTTCGGTCACACCCCGATGCAAAACGGCCCGAGAGTGAGAGAGCATTTTGTGAACATCGACACGGGTTGTTATATGGCGGAAGAGGGATATAACAGCCTCAGTGCCTACTGTATCGAAACGGGTGAAGTGATTAGTGTGAAGGGGAGCTAG
- a CDS encoding 3'-5' exoribonuclease, with protein sequence MKKEIYISTDVETNGPIPGIHSMLSLASVAFDEDGNEIGSFEINCEDLEGSQPNEKTMQWWQENIDAYNETRIDPVHPQIAMDRYYEWLIDLKSKGKILFVAYPVAFDFMWVFWYLNRFKGESPFGHNGIDIRSYAMAMYKKGYLQSGKEHYPAEWFDDLTLTHKAVDDARMQGHLFINMKKFNESSSPSH encoded by the coding sequence ATGAAAAAAGAGATTTATATCAGTACCGATGTCGAGACCAATGGGCCTATACCCGGTATTCATTCGATGCTTAGCCTTGCGAGTGTAGCATTTGATGAAGATGGCAATGAAATCGGATCGTTCGAAATTAACTGTGAAGACCTAGAAGGCTCTCAGCCCAATGAAAAAACGATGCAATGGTGGCAGGAAAACATTGATGCCTACAATGAAACCCGTATTGATCCTGTTCACCCTCAGATAGCTATGGATCGATATTATGAATGGCTGATCGATCTAAAATCAAAAGGGAAAATACTCTTTGTCGCCTATCCGGTAGCGTTTGATTTTATGTGGGTGTTTTGGTATTTGAACCGTTTTAAGGGAGAATCACCTTTCGGTCATAATGGAATCGATATCCGAAGCTATGCGATGGCAATGTATAAAAAGGGGTATTTGCAAAGTGGAAAAGAGCACTATCCTGCAGAATGGTTCGACGATCTTACCCTGACGCATAAAGCGGTTGATGATGCTAGAATGCAGGGGCATCTGTTCATCAACATGAAAAAGTTCAACGAGTCTAGCTCCCCTTCACACTAA